The following coding sequences lie in one Spinacia oleracea cultivar Varoflay chromosome 1, BTI_SOV_V1, whole genome shotgun sequence genomic window:
- the LOC130463969 gene encoding uncharacterized protein, with translation DEPAAAPEINHKKLNLEPETSSVNNKEETDGFETASEGDHSDRGTDFGDDEQQQQEKFAPLTAVKDDSYEDALDDDQLKQGKYDETVKECSKAIELNPAYVKALLRRGEAYEKLERYEEAISDMKKILEVEASNEQARRNIVRMEPLAREKAEKMKEEMIVDGSHS, from the exons GACGAACCTGCTGCAGCACCAGAGATCAACCACAAGAAACTCAATTTAGAACCTGAAACGAGTTCCGTCAACAACAAAGAAGAAACGGATGGTTTCGAAACGGCTAGCGAAGGCGATCATTCTGATAGAGGTACCGACTTTGGCGACgacgaacaacaacaacaagaaaaaTTTGCGCCATTGACGGCTGTTAAGGATGATTCTTATGAAGATGCTCTTGATGATGATCAATTGAAACAG GGAAAGTATGATGAGACAGTCAAGGAATGTTCAAAAGCTATAGAACTAAATCCAGCATATGTCAAAGCTCTTCTCAGGAGAGGAGAGGCTTATGAAAAGCTTGAACGATATGAAGAGGCCATCTCTG ATATGAAAAAAATATTGGAAGTGGAAGCTTCAAATGAGCAGGCTAGGAGGAACATTGTTCGAATGGAGCCATTAGCCCGAGAAAAGGCGGAAAAGATGAAGGAAGAAATGATTG TTGACGGATCTCATAGTTGA